CCCGGTGTCGGTGGACGGCAAGCCGGCCGGGACCGTCACCAGCGGGAACTTCTCACCGGTGCTGGGCCACGGCATCGCCTTCGCCTTCCTCCCCCCGCACGTCGGGCCGGGTGCGGAGGTGACCGTCGACCTGCGGGGCCGGCCCGTGCCCGCCCGGGTCGTGAAGACGCCGTTCGTGGGCGGGCGCAAGGGCTGAGCGATGGGCCACTTCGTCCCCCACACCGACGCCGAGGTCGCCGAGATGCTGGGCTTCCTCGGCCTGTCGTCGACCGACGAGCTGTTCGCCGCCGTCCCGCCCGCCTTGCGCCTGGCCGGCGGCCTCGACCTGCCCGACGGCCTGTCCGAGCCGGACGTCGCCGTCGAGATGGGGCGCCTGGCCGCCGCCAACCCGGCCTCGGGGCTGGTGTGCTTCGCCGGCGGCGGGATCTACGACCACGAGGTCCCGGCCGCCGTGCGGTCGCTCGCGTTCCGCTCCGAGTTCGTCACCGCCTACACGCCCTACCAGCCCGAGGTGGCCCAGGGCGTGCTCCAGATGCTGTTCGAGTACCAGACGATGGTCGCCCGCCTGGCCGGCCTGGAGGTGGCCAACGCCTCGCTGTACGACGGGGCCAGCGCCCTGGTCGAGGCGGTCAACCTGGCCGTCGCCGCCACCCGCCGGCCCACCGTCTGGCTGAGCCGGGGCGTGAACCCGAGCTGGCGGGCGGTGGCGCGCACGTTCGCCGAGGGCACCGGCCACGAGCTGGTGGAGGTCGGCCTGGCGGGCGGCACCACGGCGTGGCCGGCCGACGGCGCGCCGGGCGCGTTGGTGGTGCAGCAGCCCAACTACCTGGGCTGCCTGGAGGACCTGTCGGAGGCGCGGCGGGTCGCCGACCGCACGGGCGCCCTGCTGGTGGTGGCGCTCGACCCGGTGGCTGCCGCCGTGGTCCGGTCCCCCGGGGGCCTGGGCGCCGACGTCGTGGTCGGCGAGGGCCAGCCCTTCGGCACGCCGATGTCGTTCGGCGGCCCCCTGCTCGGCCTGTTCGCCTGCCGCATGGAGCACGTCCGCCGCCTGCCCGGGCGGCTGGTGGGCGAGACGGTGGACGTCGAGGGCCGGCGCGCCTACGTCACCACCCTGCGCACCCGCGAGCAGGACATCCGGCGGGAGAAGGCGTCGTCCAACGTCTGCACCAACCAGACGCTCATCGCCGTGGCCTGCGCCATCCAGCTCTCCTGGCTCGGCACGTCGGGCCTGCGGGAGATGGCCCTGCGCTGCGCCCGGGGCGCCCGCTACGCCCGTGAGGCGCTGGCGGCGGTGGACGGGGTGGAGCCGCTGGTCGGCGCCCCCACGCTCCGGGAGTTCGCCGTGCGGGCGCCGGTGCCGGCCGCCACGGTCGTCGAGCGCATGGCCGACGAGGGCTTCCTGGCCGGCGTGGCGCTGGGCGACGAGTACGGAGACGGGCTCCTGGTCGCCGTCACCGAACGGCGGACCCGGGAGGAGATCGACCAGTACGCGGCGGCGTTCGAGAAGGTCGTCCGGTGAGCGAGGTCCCCGTCCCCGGAGGCGGCGGCACCGAGCCGGCCGATGCTCCCTCGACGGTCGGCGCGGCCGCCGCCGTGCCCGGCCCGCCGGCGGCGGGCGGGAAGGCGAGCAGCGCGCCGGTGATGGGGCGGGACGAGGAACCAACCGTGTTCGAGCTGTCCTCGCCCGGCCGGCGCGCCTGGTCGTTCCGCACCACGGGCGTGCCCGAGTGGTCGGAGGACGAGCTGGTCCCGGCCCAGCACCGTCGCACCGAGCCCCTGGCGCTGGCCGAGGTGTCCGAGCGCGACCTGGTGGGCCACGTCACCCGCCTCAGCGCCCGCCAGTACTCGGTCGACCTGGGCGCCTACCCGCTGGGCTCGTGCACCATGAAGTACAACCCCAAGCTGTGCGACGAGGCGGCGTCGCTGCCCGGGCTGGCCGGCGTGCACCCGTCGGCGCCCGCCGCGCTCACCCAGGGGTGGCTGGCCCTTCTGGCCGACCTGGCCGACCGCCTGTGCGCGGTGACCGGTATGGCGGCCGCCACCCTCCAGCCCCCGGCCGGCGCGGCGGGCGAGCTCACCGGCCTGCTGTTGATGCGGGCGTGGCACCGCGACCAGGGGCGGGCCCGCACCAAGGTCATCATCCCCGACTCGGCCCACGGCACCAACCCGGCGTCGGTCACCCTGGGCGGCTACACCACGGTGACCGTGCCGTCCGACGACCGGGGCTGCGTGGACGTGGCCGCCCTGCGGGCCCGCCTCGACGAGGACGTGGCCGGGATCATGCTCACCAACCCCAACACCCTCGGCCTGTTCGAGGAGGACATCGCCGAGATCGCCGCCGCCGTCCACGAGGTGGGCGGGCTCCTGTACTACGACGGCGCCAACCTCAACGCCATCCTCGGGGTCACCCGCCCGGGCGACATGGGCTTCGACATCGTCCACATGAACCTGCACAAGACCTTCGCC
This genomic stretch from Acidimicrobiales bacterium harbors:
- the gcvPA gene encoding aminomethyl-transferring glycine dehydrogenase subunit GcvPA, which codes for MGHFVPHTDAEVAEMLGFLGLSSTDELFAAVPPALRLAGGLDLPDGLSEPDVAVEMGRLAAANPASGLVCFAGGGIYDHEVPAAVRSLAFRSEFVTAYTPYQPEVAQGVLQMLFEYQTMVARLAGLEVANASLYDGASALVEAVNLAVAATRRPTVWLSRGVNPSWRAVARTFAEGTGHELVEVGLAGGTTAWPADGAPGALVVQQPNYLGCLEDLSEARRVADRTGALLVVALDPVAAAVVRSPGGLGADVVVGEGQPFGTPMSFGGPLLGLFACRMEHVRRLPGRLVGETVDVEGRRAYVTTLRTREQDIRREKASSNVCTNQTLIAVACAIQLSWLGTSGLREMALRCARGARYAREALAAVDGVEPLVGAPTLREFAVRAPVPAATVVERMADEGFLAGVALGDEYGDGLLVAVTERRTREEIDQYAAAFEKVVR
- the gcvPB gene encoding aminomethyl-transferring glycine dehydrogenase subunit GcvPB — its product is MSEVPVPGGGGTEPADAPSTVGAAAAVPGPPAAGGKASSAPVMGRDEEPTVFELSSPGRRAWSFRTTGVPEWSEDELVPAQHRRTEPLALAEVSERDLVGHVTRLSARQYSVDLGAYPLGSCTMKYNPKLCDEAASLPGLAGVHPSAPAALTQGWLALLADLADRLCAVTGMAAATLQPPAGAAGELTGLLLMRAWHRDQGRARTKVIIPDSAHGTNPASVTLGGYTTVTVPSDDRGCVDVAALRARLDEDVAGIMLTNPNTLGLFEEDIAEIAAAVHEVGGLLYYDGANLNAILGVTRPGDMGFDIVHMNLHKTFAVPHGGGGPGAGPVAVSERLAPYLPGPLPVGDGHGGWAWRTPERSIGRVHSWHGNALALARAYSYILANGGDGLRKVAEAAVLNANWLRARLRGTYDIPYDRPGMHEFVASAATLKRTSHLRAVDVAKRLLEEGFHAPTVYFPLIVEEALMIEPTETESPQTLEALARASSTRPTGVVRGAAAAPSGSAAMRSSARA